In Gigantopelta aegis isolate Gae_Host chromosome 6, Gae_host_genome, whole genome shotgun sequence, the following are encoded in one genomic region:
- the LOC121374413 gene encoding cyclic nucleotide-binding domain-containing protein 2-like — MLKQVLHGLQTLQSLSEYPLRTQKKLCRVAWYQRVDSKKAIIREGHHPECFYFILSGICFVKRLTEDPLTGDIQNVCMARLSKGQSFGELGLVFNTVRTATVESVTPMELLVIRREDFLTIFMNADNPDEEADHIRFLRQIPLFKSFPIDALKKEPGMCLLNYFKRGNVIVENSQCSDWLYIIKTGSCEVIQRLHAVQPRLPRRRFSAKHKLPNLDIGETRSRLNSVTSSKTSKKTMNSEVVLLSHNEV; from the exons ATGTTAAAACAG GTATTGCATGGTTTACAGACATTGCAGTCATTGAGCGAGTACCCACTACGGACACAGAAGAAGCTATGCAGAGTGGCTTGGTATCAAAG GGTGGATTCTAAGAAGGCAATCATACGAGAGGGCCACCATCCTGAATGTTTCTACTTTATCTTATCGGGCATCT GTTTCGTGAAAAGACTGACAGAGGATCCTCTCACGGGAGACATTCAGAACGTCTGCATGGCAAGGCTATCTAAAGGACAAAGTTTTGGA GAGCTGGGTTTAGTGTTTAATACTGTTAGAACTGCTACAGTGGAAAGTGTCACACCCATGGAGCTACTGGTCATACGGAGAGAAGACTTTCTGACCATATTCATGAATGCCGACAATCCAGACGAAGAGGCGGACCACATACGATTTTTGAG ACAAATCCCTCTGTTTAAATCGTTTCCGATTGATGCCTTGAAGAAAGAACCGGGGATGTGTTTACTCAACTACTTCAA aCGAGGAAATGTAATCGTAGAAAACAGTCAATGTAGCGATTGGTTGTATATTATTAAGACG GGGTCTTGTGAAGTAATTCAGCGTCTGCACGCTGTTCAACCTCGTCTCCCGAGGAGAAGATTCAGCGCCAAACACAAACTACCAAATCTAGACATTGGGGAAACAC GTTCTCGACTTAACTCGGTAACTTCAAGCAAAACAAGCAAGAAAACTATGAACTCGGAAGTTGTGTTACTTAGCCACAACGAAGTATGA
- the LOC121375721 gene encoding cyclic nucleotide-binding domain-containing protein 2-like, whose amino-acid sequence MARTVINMLRLVSTLRQRQRPVEKNWKFLPWAIVYDHLGLHRTEYEELGLTFDPTEYKLNKETRISNEARKILCMEPVDRTKEDRHVAMTSLQQTVEPFCEFPLKMQKSLVRVGWYEQFEAGRVIIRQGQIADNFYMILSGTAVVTILNTDKVTGEQYVHTANILEKGYCFGELALMHQARRSATVTCRGCVELLAVGREDFIEIFMKAERGKVPEHLTFLRNLEILRGWPTEIVPHNNPKACIFLYVRRDYVLCKDSNSSDWIYIIMTGSCRVLKSLRAVRPSIGRSDVHIPQSPRSTSSRSSPTRSNPSMSGGSSPTPSSNQSPKRVRRQGIIRAVPAINEFRRSRTIPIVKMRSEHELRQEINEHYEKLNNVHNRLHPKLSVLDHKKVLDAVFDERRLLPSVDGLKTQSSNDSSQKRVKLKDNEQCAPDIFIEIEKLGPGDIFGLEQVIMSGIRESTNTSLISDGAECILLNRKFFRKHLSEDIAKRMRTEIRPLPSEEVLQQKLQNQIDWEAFRHMTVSDQIAYKQHVERTVLKY is encoded by the exons ATGGCCAGAACAGTTATTAACATGTTGAGATTAGTATCAACACTACG tCAAAGACAGCGACCTGTGGAAAAGAATTGGAAGTTTCTGCCTTGGGCGATCGTATATGACCACTTGGGGCTACACCGTACAGAATATGAAGAACTTGGTCTGACCTTTGACCCTACAGAATACAAACTTAATAAAGAG ACTCGGATCAGTAATGAGGCTAGAAAAATACTGTGCATGGAGCCGGTTGATCGGACGAAGGAAGACCGTCACgtggctatgacgtcactacagcagaCGGTGGAGCCGTTTTGTGAATTCCCCCTCAAGATGCAGAAGTCCCTTGTTCGAGTCGGCTGGTATGAACA GTTTGAAGCAGGTCGGGTAATCATCCGACAAGGTCAAATTGCAGACAACTTCTACATGATTCTATCAGGGACAG CCGTGGTGACGATACTGAACACTGACAAGGTGACAGGCGAACAATACGTCCACACGGCCAACATACTGGAGAAAGGATATTGCTTCGGG GAGTTGGCTTTGATGCACCAAGCCAGGCGGAGTGCAACAGTGACGTGTCGAGGATGTGTGGAGCTATTGGCTGTAGGCAGAGAAGattttattgaaatctttatgAAAGCGGAACGTGGAAAAGTCCCGGAACACCTGACGTTTCTACGCAATCTGGAAATATTGCGAGGATGGCCGACAGAAATTGTACCTCATAATAACCCCAAGGCGTGTATTTTTCTTTACGTAAG ACGTGACTATGTTCTGTGTAAGGACAGCAACTCCTCTGATTGGATCTATATCATCATGACCGGGTCGTGTCGCGTGCTCAAGTCTCTGCGAGCAGTCAGACCTTCCATAGGCAGATCAGACGTCCACATACCTCAGTCACCCAGGTCTACTTCGTCAC GATCATCACCAACACGTTCAAACCCCTCTATGTCTGGAGGTTCTAGTCCGACGCCGTCATCAAACCAGTCTCCGAAAAGAGTTCGACGACAAGGCATAATCCGAGCAGTGCCAGCCATCAACGAGTTCAGACGATCTCGGACCATACCAATAGTCAAAATGCGGTCAGAACACGAAT TACGACAAGAAATTAACGAGCACTACGAGAAACTGAACAATGTTCACAACAGACTACACCCGAAGTTGTCCGTATTGGACCATAAGAAGGTGCTAGACGCCGTGTTTGACGAGAGAAGACTACTCCCATCAGTCGATGGGCTGAAG ACACAGTCAAGTAATGATTCTTCGCAGAAGCGGGTGAAACTTAAAGACAACGAACAGTGTGCTCCGGATATCTTCATTGAAATCGAAAAACTGGGGCCAGGAGATATATTT GGTTTGGAGCAGGTTATAATGTCTGGGATTCGAGAATCAACGAACACCAGTCTCATATCGGACGGTGCAGAATGTATTCTTCTCAACAGGAAGTTCTTCAGGAAACATCTTTCAGAAGATATTGCTAAGCGAATGAGGACAGAG ATCCGACCCTTACCTTCGGAAGAGGTGTTACAACAGAAGCTACAGAACCAGATAGACTGGGAAGCCTTCAGACACATGACTGTCAGTGACCAAATCGCCTACAAACAGCATGTTGAAAGAACGGTGTTGAAGTACTGA